Proteins from a single region of Diaphorobacter limosus:
- a CDS encoding LysR substrate-binding domain-containing protein, with amino-acid sequence MKTPLPPITHLRTRPVAVGHWRAFLAVARHLNFRAAAEELALTQSAVSRQIQALEDEVGVPLFLRHTRAVELTGAGGQLQRAVAPALERMDAAVRLVRQTAGRKSVAITTWASFASMWLIPRMEEFQRDNPDIDIRMDASDAMVDLETADVDLALRSAVPGSQPAGAERLFGEQLAVVASPWLLKSMPPIHEPADVARFTLIEAGDAHRLPYFELITWRRWFQVHGLEKLQPRRWLYFNYAQQIAQAALAGQGLALARMPLVAQSLASGDLVEVLPGHRLDSPLAYWLVVGPRSGQRPEIQAFCAWLLLQAEATRRAIGEAAPVTTPDTP; translated from the coding sequence ATGAAAACGCCCCTGCCACCCATCACCCACCTGCGCACCCGGCCCGTGGCCGTGGGCCATTGGCGCGCCTTTCTGGCCGTGGCCCGGCATCTGAACTTTCGCGCCGCGGCCGAGGAGCTGGCCCTGACCCAGTCGGCCGTCAGCCGCCAGATCCAGGCGCTGGAGGACGAGGTCGGCGTGCCGCTGTTTTTGCGCCACACCCGCGCCGTGGAGCTGACCGGCGCCGGCGGCCAGCTGCAGCGCGCCGTGGCGCCGGCCCTGGAGCGCATGGACGCCGCCGTGCGCCTGGTGCGTCAAACGGCCGGGCGCAAGAGCGTGGCGATCACCACCTGGGCCAGCTTTGCCTCGATGTGGCTGATACCACGCATGGAGGAGTTCCAGCGCGACAACCCGGACATCGACATCCGCATGGACGCCAGCGATGCCATGGTGGATCTGGAGACCGCCGACGTGGACCTGGCCCTGCGCTCGGCCGTGCCCGGCAGCCAGCCGGCGGGCGCCGAGCGCCTGTTTGGCGAGCAGCTGGCGGTGGTCGCCAGCCCCTGGCTGCTGAAAAGCATGCCGCCGATACACGAGCCGGCCGACGTGGCGCGGTTCACCCTGATCGAGGCCGGGGATGCGCACCGCCTGCCCTATTTCGAGCTGATCACCTGGCGCCGCTGGTTCCAGGTGCATGGCCTGGAGAAGCTGCAGCCGCGGCGCTGGCTGTACTTCAACTACGCCCAGCAGATCGCCCAGGCGGCCCTGGCCGGCCAGGGCCTGGCGCTGGCGCGCATGCCGCTGGTGGCGCAAAGCCTGGCATCGGGCGACCTGGTGGAGGTGCTGCCCGGCCATCGGCTGGATTCGCCGCTGGCCTATTGGCTGGTGGTGGGGCCGAGGAGCGGCCAGCGCCCGGAGATCCAGGCCTTCTGCGCCTGGCTGCTGCTGCAGGCCGAGGCCACGCGCCGCGCCATCGGCGAGGCGGCGCCGGTCACGACCCCTGACACCCCATGA
- the glmS gene encoding glutamine--fructose-6-phosphate transaminase (isomerizing), which translates to MCGIVGAVSTRNIVPILVQGLQRLEYRGYDSCGVAVHEASMGQHPAGGLRRARSTARVAELLEQVAQDDLQGATGIAHTRWATHGAPAVHNAHPHFSHGCGEAPAETARAGRVALVHNGIIENHEQLRARLQARGYVFSSQTDTEVIAHLVDSLYDGDLFQAVRAATAELHGAFAIAVIHKDEPQRVVGARAGSPLVLGVGQGENFLASDAMALAGVTDQIVYLEEGDLVDLQLGRYWITGPDGQPLAEGSRPVRTVHAHSGAAELGPYRHYMQKEIFEQPRAIADTLDGVQAIVPELFDGAGQHGQPGQAAWRVFKEIDSVLILACGTSYYSGCTAKYWLESIAGIPTQVEVASEYRYRTSVPNPRTLVVTISQSGETADTLAALRHAQGLGMKHTLTICNVATSAMVRECALTYVTRAGVEIGVASTKAFTTQLAGLFLLTLALAQTKGRLTEEKEAQYLTAMRHLPAALQAVLALEPQIISWAEDFAKMENALFLGRGIHYPVALEGALKLKEISYIHAEAYPAGELKHGPLALVTSSMPVVTVAPNDELLEKLKSNMQEVRARGGVLYVLADARTNIESSEGVHVIRMPEHYGPLSPLLHVVPLQLLAYHTACARGTDVDKPRNLAKSVTVE; encoded by the coding sequence ATGTGCGGCATCGTCGGCGCGGTATCCACGCGCAACATCGTTCCCATCCTGGTGCAGGGCCTGCAGCGGCTCGAGTACCGCGGCTATGACTCCTGCGGCGTGGCCGTGCATGAGGCGAGCATGGGCCAGCACCCGGCAGGCGGCCTGCGTCGCGCCCGCAGCACGGCGCGCGTGGCCGAGCTGCTGGAGCAGGTGGCGCAGGACGACCTGCAGGGCGCCACCGGCATCGCCCACACGCGCTGGGCCACGCATGGTGCGCCCGCGGTGCACAACGCCCACCCGCATTTCAGCCACGGTTGTGGCGAGGCGCCGGCCGAGACGGCGCGCGCCGGCCGCGTGGCCCTGGTGCACAACGGCATCATCGAAAACCATGAGCAGCTGCGCGCGCGGCTGCAGGCGCGCGGCTATGTGTTCTCCAGCCAGACCGATACCGAGGTCATCGCGCACCTGGTGGACAGCCTGTACGACGGCGACCTGTTCCAGGCCGTGCGCGCCGCCACCGCCGAGCTGCATGGTGCGTTTGCCATTGCCGTGATCCACAAGGACGAGCCGCAGCGCGTGGTCGGCGCGCGCGCCGGCTCGCCCTTGGTCCTGGGCGTGGGCCAGGGCGAGAACTTTCTGGCCAGCGACGCCATGGCCCTGGCCGGCGTGACCGATCAGATCGTCTACCTGGAGGAGGGCGACCTGGTGGATCTGCAGCTGGGCCGCTACTGGATCACCGGGCCGGATGGCCAGCCCCTGGCCGAAGGCAGCCGCCCCGTTCGCACCGTGCACGCGCACAGCGGCGCGGCCGAGCTGGGGCCGTACCGCCACTACATGCAAAAGGAAATCTTCGAGCAGCCGCGCGCCATTGCCGACACGCTGGACGGCGTGCAGGCCATCGTGCCCGAGCTGTTTGACGGCGCCGGCCAGCATGGCCAGCCGGGCCAGGCAGCGTGGCGCGTGTTCAAGGAGATCGACTCGGTGCTCATCCTGGCCTGCGGCACCAGCTACTACAGCGGCTGCACGGCCAAGTACTGGCTCGAATCCATCGCCGGCATTCCCACGCAGGTGGAGGTGGCCAGCGAGTACCGCTACCGCACCAGCGTGCCCAACCCGCGCACCCTGGTGGTCACCATCAGCCAGTCCGGCGAGACGGCCGACACCCTGGCCGCGCTGCGCCACGCCCAGGGCCTGGGCATGAAGCACACGCTGACCATCTGCAATGTGGCCACCAGCGCCATGGTGCGCGAATGCGCGTTGACCTACGTCACGCGCGCCGGGGTGGAGATCGGCGTGGCATCCACCAAGGCCTTCACCACGCAGCTGGCGGGCCTGTTCCTGCTGACCCTGGCGCTGGCGCAAACCAAGGGGCGCCTGACAGAGGAAAAGGAAGCCCAGTACCTGACCGCCATGCGCCATCTGCCGGCGGCCCTGCAGGCCGTGCTGGCGCTGGAGCCGCAGATCATCAGCTGGGCCGAGGACTTCGCGAAGATGGAAAACGCGCTGTTCCTGGGACGTGGCATCCACTATCCGGTGGCGCTGGAAGGGGCCCTGAAACTCAAGGAAATCAGCTACATCCACGCCGAGGCCTATCCGGCCGGCGAGCTCAAGCACGGGCCCCTGGCACTGGTGACGAGCAGCATGCCGGTGGTCACCGTGGCGCCCAACGACGAGCTGCTGGAAAAGCTCAAGAGCAACATGCAGGAAGTGCGCGCGCGCGGCGGCGTGCTGTATGTGCTGGCCGACGCCCGCACCAATATCGAGAGCAGCGAGGGTGTGCATGTGATCCGCATGCCCGAGCACTACGGCCCCCTGTCACCTTTGCTGCATGTCGTGCCCCTGCAGCTGCTGGCCTACCACACCGCCTGCGCCCGCGGCACGGATGTGGACAAACCGCGCAATTTGGCCAAGAGCGTGACGGTCGAATGA
- a CDS encoding chaperone modulator CbpM, protein MVTHHFLDRALAELLDEPNRLTLEELARSCCMAPGWVVERLEAGLLQGEQSGGRWLFTSSTVLRARRLARLESSFDADPELAALTADLIEEVAVLRQRLRQLEQGVDLP, encoded by the coding sequence ATGGTCACGCACCATTTTCTGGACAGGGCCCTGGCCGAGCTGCTCGACGAGCCCAACCGCCTGACACTGGAGGAGCTGGCGCGCAGCTGCTGCATGGCGCCCGGCTGGGTCGTGGAGCGGCTGGAGGCGGGCTTGCTGCAAGGGGAACAGTCCGGCGGCCGCTGGCTGTTCACCAGTTCCACCGTGCTGCGCGCACGCCGCCTTGCGCGGCTGGAATCGAGCTTCGACGCCGACCCCGAGCTGGCGGCGCTCACGGCCGACCTGATCGAAGAGGTGGCGGTGCTGCGCCAGCGCCTGCGCCAGCTGGAACAGGGCGTGGACCTACCCTGA
- a CDS encoding XrtA/PEP-CTERM system exopolysaccharide export protein yields MRGFFSRLVGSVGRAAAVVAVAVTAVGCAGTGNYPAAPVKASSPDYNYVVGPGDTLNIIVWRNPDLSLSVPVRPDGQVSLPLIDGLQAQGKNSAQIARDIEKELAKYVRDPVVTVIVTNFVGPYSEQIRVVGEAAKPQFLPYKQKMTVLDVMIAVGGLTDFADGNSATLVRAAEDNKRYKVRLHDLIKRGDIDANVEVLPGDVLIIPQGWF; encoded by the coding sequence ATGCGTGGATTCTTTTCAAGGCTCGTCGGTTCTGTGGGTCGCGCTGCGGCCGTGGTTGCAGTGGCTGTGACTGCGGTGGGCTGTGCGGGTACCGGCAACTACCCTGCGGCGCCGGTCAAGGCGTCGAGCCCGGACTACAACTACGTCGTGGGGCCTGGCGATACCCTGAACATCATCGTCTGGCGCAATCCTGACCTTTCGCTGTCAGTGCCGGTGCGCCCGGACGGCCAGGTGTCCTTGCCGCTGATTGACGGCCTTCAGGCGCAGGGCAAGAACTCGGCACAGATCGCGCGCGACATCGAGAAAGAGCTGGCCAAGTACGTGCGTGACCCGGTTGTCACGGTGATAGTCACCAACTTCGTTGGCCCGTACAGTGAACAGATCCGTGTGGTGGGCGAGGCGGCCAAGCCGCAATTCCTGCCATACAAGCAAAAAATGACGGTGCTGGACGTGATGATTGCCGTCGGCGGCCTGACCGATTTTGCCGACGGCAACAGCGCCACCCTGGTTCGCGCGGCCGAGGACAACAAGCGCTACAAGGTGCGTTTGCACGACCTCATCAAGCGCGGTGACATTGATGCCAATGTTGAAGTGTTGCCCGGTGATGTTCTGATCATTCCTCAAGGGTGGTTTTAA
- a CDS encoding sensor histidine kinase: MQSDAAATETPEQLRVALDQAQRQIADMAAAHEAFLRAVSHDLRAPLRHVTSYGALARELLQELSQELPGQPPQLLEAMDFLATMEGSARRMALMIDGLQAIARAGRAPLRLQSLDLAGAVQQARAALGGAADGVQWQIAGAMPPVQADAELLTQLLTQLLANALKFSRGVAQPRIALHAEVAPAGRVHVTLQDNGVGFDGTRAQQLFGVFQRLHREADFDGVGAGLALCQAIAQRHGASISATAAPGAGCCIRLDWPGAAAPGCSG, from the coding sequence ATGCAAAGCGACGCGGCTGCCACTGAAACACCAGAGCAGTTGCGCGTTGCACTCGACCAGGCCCAGCGCCAGATTGCCGACATGGCCGCCGCGCACGAGGCCTTTCTGCGCGCCGTCTCGCACGACCTGCGCGCCCCGCTGCGCCATGTGACGTCGTACGGTGCCCTGGCGCGCGAGTTGCTGCAGGAGTTGTCGCAGGAGCTGCCGGGCCAGCCGCCGCAGTTGCTCGAAGCCATGGACTTTCTGGCCACCATGGAGGGATCGGCGCGCCGCATGGCGCTGATGATCGACGGCCTGCAGGCCATCGCCCGCGCCGGCCGTGCCCCGCTGCGCCTGCAATCGCTGGATCTGGCCGGCGCCGTGCAGCAGGCGCGCGCGGCCCTGGGCGGTGCGGCCGACGGCGTGCAGTGGCAGATTGCCGGCGCCATGCCGCCGGTGCAGGCCGACGCCGAGCTGCTCACCCAGCTGCTCACCCAGCTGCTGGCCAACGCCCTTAAGTTCTCGCGCGGCGTGGCCCAGCCGCGCATCGCACTGCATGCCGAGGTGGCGCCCGCCGGTCGCGTGCATGTCACCCTGCAGGACAACGGTGTCGGCTTTGACGGCACGCGCGCGCAGCAGCTGTTCGGCGTGTTCCAGCGCCTGCACCGCGAGGCCGACTTCGACGGCGTGGGCGCCGGCCTGGCCCTGTGCCAGGCCATTGCCCAGCGCCACGGCGCCAGCATCAGTGCCACCGCCGCTCCCGGCGCGGGTTGCTGCATCCGCCTGGATTGGCCCGGGGCTGCGGCGCCCGGCTGCTCAGGGTAG
- the glmU gene encoding bifunctional UDP-N-acetylglucosamine diphosphorylase/glucosamine-1-phosphate N-acetyltransferase GlmU: MTALDIIIMAAGKGTRMKSRTPKVLQRLAGRPLLQHVLDQAASLQARRVVVITGHGAAEVEASCAQRTGASGQFDLKCVRQEPQLGTGHAVQQAVPQLAGDGMVVVLSGDVPLTQAATLAALVDAAGGERLALLTVQLSDPTGYGRIVRAANDQVQRIVEHKDASAEQRAIGEIYSGIMAVPARLLAGWLARLTNDNAQGEYYLTDIVAMAVADGVPVVAHRIQDALQVAGVNSPVQLAELERAHQMRQAAALMEQGVRLADPARFDLRDDAKTGARGELICAQDVDIDVGCIFTGRVELGEGVQIGAYCCIANASIAAGAVIHPFTHIDGEKAGASVGEGALVGPFARLRPGAQLGREVHIGNFVEVKNSTLADGAKANHLAYLGDATVGERVNYGAGCITANYDGANKHRTVIEADVHVGSNCVLVAPVILGAGGTVGGGSTITKDTPAGALSVARGKQVNIAGWKRPVKQAK, encoded by the coding sequence ATGACAGCACTGGACATCATCATCATGGCCGCGGGCAAGGGCACGCGCATGAAAAGCCGCACCCCCAAGGTCTTGCAGCGCCTGGCCGGCAGGCCGCTGCTGCAGCATGTGCTGGACCAGGCGGCCAGCCTGCAGGCACGACGGGTGGTGGTGATCACCGGCCATGGTGCTGCAGAAGTAGAAGCTAGTTGCGCACAGAGAACGGGCGCTAGCGGCCAATTTGACCTTAAATGCGTGCGCCAGGAGCCGCAACTGGGCACGGGCCACGCCGTGCAGCAGGCCGTGCCGCAGTTGGCCGGCGACGGCATGGTGGTGGTGCTCTCGGGCGATGTGCCGCTGACCCAGGCCGCCACGCTGGCCGCGCTGGTCGATGCGGCCGGCGGCGAACGGCTGGCGCTGCTGACCGTGCAGCTGAGCGACCCCACGGGCTATGGCCGCATCGTGCGCGCCGCCAACGACCAGGTGCAGCGTATCGTCGAGCACAAGGACGCCAGCGCCGAGCAGCGCGCCATTGGCGAGATCTACAGCGGCATCATGGCCGTGCCGGCGCGCCTGCTCGCTGGCTGGCTGGCCCGCCTGACCAACGACAACGCCCAGGGCGAGTACTACCTGACCGACATCGTCGCCATGGCCGTGGCGGACGGCGTGCCGGTGGTGGCGCACCGCATCCAGGATGCGCTGCAGGTCGCCGGCGTGAACAGCCCGGTGCAGCTGGCCGAGCTGGAGCGCGCGCACCAGATGCGCCAGGCGGCGGCGCTGATGGAGCAGGGCGTGCGCCTGGCCGACCCCGCGCGCTTTGACCTGCGCGACGATGCCAAGACCGGCGCGCGCGGCGAGCTGATTTGTGCGCAGGACGTGGACATCGACGTCGGCTGCATCTTCACCGGCCGCGTCGAGCTGGGCGAGGGCGTGCAGATCGGCGCCTATTGCTGCATCGCCAACGCCAGCATTGCCGCTGGCGCGGTGATCCACCCCTTCACCCATATCGACGGCGAGAAGGCCGGCGCCAGCGTCGGCGAGGGCGCCCTGGTCGGCCCGTTTGCCCGCCTGCGTCCGGGCGCGCAACTGGGGCGCGAGGTGCATATCGGCAACTTTGTCGAGGTCAAGAACTCCACCCTGGCCGACGGCGCCAAGGCCAACCACCTGGCCTACCTGGGCGACGCCACGGTGGGCGAGCGCGTCAACTACGGCGCCGGCTGCATCACCGCCAACTACGACGGCGCCAACAAGCACCGCACCGTGATCGAGGCCGACGTGCATGTGGGCAGCAACTGCGTGCTGGTGGCGCCCGTCATCCTGGGCGCCGGCGGCACCGTGGGCGGCGGCTCCACCATCACCAAGGACACGCCGGCAGGCGCGTTGAGCGTGGCGCGCGGCAAGCAGGTCAACATTGCCGGCTGGAAGCGCCCGGTGAAACAGGCCAAGTGA
- a CDS encoding DnaJ C-terminal domain-containing protein codes for MEFKDYYQILGVPRDAGADDIKKAYRKLARRYHPDVSKEADASARMAEVNEANTVLSDPEKRAAYDRLGQEAAHHPGQDFRPPPNWDAGFEFTGAPGAEGLDGAEFSDFFEQLFGRAARAQHAQGRGGAQARGAPPPQRGRDHHASIELDLRDAYHGGEQLLALHGARLDAAGHLVNEQRQLQVTIPKGVRAGQLIRLSGQGGPGTPAGDLFLEVRFKPDTRWRAEDRDVYQAVTLAPWEAELGGAIEVQTPGGSTVEVTVPPRWKPGRKLRLKERGIPAATPGDLYLELHVALPAAATPAQQQAYRALAQAFPDFKPRATQGAQGG; via the coding sequence ATGGAATTCAAGGACTACTACCAAATCCTGGGCGTGCCGCGCGATGCCGGTGCGGACGACATCAAGAAGGCCTACCGCAAGTTGGCGCGCCGCTACCACCCCGACGTCAGCAAGGAGGCTGACGCCTCTGCCCGCATGGCCGAGGTGAACGAGGCCAACACCGTCCTGTCCGACCCCGAAAAGCGCGCTGCCTACGACCGCCTGGGGCAAGAGGCCGCGCACCACCCGGGTCAGGACTTCCGCCCGCCGCCCAACTGGGACGCCGGTTTCGAGTTCACCGGCGCACCCGGCGCCGAGGGCCTGGACGGCGCCGAATTCAGCGACTTCTTCGAGCAGCTCTTCGGCCGCGCCGCCCGCGCCCAGCATGCCCAGGGCCGCGGCGGCGCCCAGGCCCGAGGCGCGCCGCCACCGCAGCGCGGGCGCGATCACCATGCGTCCATCGAGCTGGATCTGCGCGACGCCTACCACGGCGGCGAGCAGCTGCTGGCCCTGCACGGCGCGCGGCTGGACGCGGCCGGGCATCTGGTCAACGAACAGCGCCAGCTGCAGGTAACCATTCCCAAGGGCGTGCGCGCGGGCCAGCTGATACGCCTGTCCGGCCAGGGCGGCCCAGGCACGCCGGCGGGCGACCTGTTCCTGGAGGTGCGGTTCAAGCCCGACACCCGCTGGCGCGCCGAGGATCGCGACGTCTATCAAGCCGTCACCCTGGCGCCCTGGGAGGCCGAGCTGGGCGGTGCCATCGAGGTGCAGACACCCGGCGGCAGCACCGTCGAGGTCACCGTGCCGCCACGCTGGAAGCCCGGGCGCAAGCTGCGCCTGAAAGAGCGCGGCATACCCGCCGCCACGCCCGGCGACCTGTACCTGGAGCTGCATGTGGCCCTGCCCGCCGCCGCCACCCCGGCGCAGCAGCAGGCCTACCGCGCCCTGGCCCAGGCCTTCCCCGACTTCAAGCCGCGCGCCACGCAGGGCGCGCAAGGAGGCTGA
- a CDS encoding Lrp/AsnC family transcriptional regulator, protein MESDFIPDATDWQLLDWLQRDASLSNQALAERVHVSPPTCLRRVRRLQESGLIERQVALLQPDRLAALQGHGLAAIVEVSLDRQGAEHLDAFQARAIADDAVQQCWRVSPGPDFVLVVHTRDMPAYLALSQRLFTQDANVRNVKVFFATQRAKFETKLPIAHTQ, encoded by the coding sequence ATGGAATCTGATTTCATACCCGATGCAACCGACTGGCAGCTGCTGGACTGGCTCCAGCGCGATGCCTCGCTCAGCAACCAAGCCTTGGCCGAGCGCGTGCATGTTTCGCCCCCCACCTGCCTGCGCCGCGTGCGGCGGCTGCAGGAGTCCGGCCTGATCGAGCGCCAGGTGGCGCTGCTGCAGCCCGACCGGCTGGCGGCGCTGCAAGGCCACGGGCTGGCGGCCATTGTCGAGGTGTCACTGGACCGCCAGGGCGCCGAGCACCTGGACGCCTTCCAGGCCCGCGCCATCGCCGACGATGCGGTGCAGCAATGCTGGCGCGTGTCGCCCGGGCCGGACTTCGTACTCGTCGTGCACACGCGCGACATGCCGGCCTACCTGGCCCTGTCGCAGCGCCTGTTCACCCAGGACGCGAATGTGCGCAACGTCAAGGTCTTCTTCGCCACGCAGCGCGCAAAATTCGAGACAAAATTGCCGATAGCGCATACCCAATAA
- a CDS encoding DUF2917 domain-containing protein — MTASHVLNSQQWGACADAAGADPYRLATGAARSLRPTTAMRLRVVCGQASVTVDDGPHGWREDSGDLLLQAGQSLRIAPGQHAVLEPLGQQALQYQWCSAG; from the coding sequence ATGACCGCGTCGCATGTTCTGAATTCGCAACAATGGGGCGCCTGCGCAGACGCTGCCGGCGCCGATCCGTACCGGCTCGCCACGGGTGCCGCACGCAGCCTGCGGCCGACGACGGCCATGCGGCTGCGCGTGGTCTGCGGCCAGGCCTCGGTGACGGTAGACGATGGCCCCCATGGCTGGCGCGAGGACTCGGGCGACCTGCTGCTGCAGGCCGGCCAGAGCCTGCGCATCGCCCCCGGCCAGCATGCCGTGCTCGAACCTCTGGGCCAGCAGGCGCTGCAGTACCAATGGTGCAGCGCGGGATAA
- a CDS encoding mannose-1-phosphate guanylyltransferase/mannose-6-phosphate isomerase codes for MLIQPVVLSGGSGTRLWPLSREKYPKQLLSFVGQDSLLQATLRRLEGIDGATCAPPLVVCNDEYRFVVAEQLRLMGLQGRIVLEPVGRNTAPALTLAALAARAAGDDPVLLVMPADHVVSQVAAFQECVRHAARLAQNGAVVTFGITPDRPETGYGYIQAGAALDAGGACAIARFVEKPDRATAEGYLKQGNYSWNSGVFVLRASVWLNALRLCRPDILEACEAAWNKSTSDLSFVRVDAEAFAACPSDSIDYAVMERLAGAQAVEGLPQGVVLPLSAGWSDVGAWDALWQILPKDEAGNVSQGRVMLQDCDDTLAYSSGRLLACVGVQGLVVVETPDAVLVVDQRHTQDVKKIVDRLKREGCAEGMLHRKVYRPWGWYDGVDAGERFQVKRIMVKPGGKLSLQMHHHRAEHWVVVRGTARVTKGDEAFLLTENQSTYIPLGVTHRLENPGHVDLEMIEVQSGSYLGEDDIVRLGDVYGR; via the coding sequence ATGTTGATTCAGCCAGTCGTTTTGTCGGGAGGTTCGGGCACGCGCCTGTGGCCGCTGTCCCGTGAAAAGTACCCCAAGCAGCTGCTTTCCTTCGTGGGGCAGGATTCGCTGTTGCAGGCCACGTTGCGCCGGCTGGAGGGCATCGATGGCGCCACCTGCGCGCCGCCGCTGGTGGTCTGCAACGACGAGTACCGCTTTGTGGTGGCCGAGCAGCTCAGGCTGATGGGGCTGCAGGGCCGCATCGTGCTCGAACCCGTGGGGCGCAATACCGCACCGGCGCTGACGCTGGCCGCGCTGGCTGCTCGGGCGGCTGGCGACGACCCGGTGTTGCTCGTCATGCCGGCCGACCATGTGGTGAGCCAGGTGGCGGCATTTCAGGAATGCGTGCGCCACGCCGCGCGCCTTGCCCAGAACGGAGCCGTGGTCACTTTTGGCATCACCCCGGATCGACCGGAGACGGGCTATGGCTACATACAGGCGGGTGCGGCGCTGGATGCCGGTGGTGCCTGTGCCATCGCCCGCTTCGTGGAAAAGCCCGATCGCGCCACGGCCGAGGGCTATCTGAAGCAAGGCAACTATTCATGGAACAGCGGCGTGTTCGTGCTGCGGGCGTCCGTGTGGCTGAATGCGCTGCGGCTATGCCGGCCAGACATCCTCGAGGCCTGCGAGGCGGCCTGGAACAAGAGCACCTCCGACCTGTCGTTTGTGCGGGTGGATGCCGAGGCCTTTGCCGCCTGCCCCAGCGATTCGATCGACTACGCGGTGATGGAGCGCCTGGCCGGAGCGCAGGCGGTGGAGGGCTTGCCGCAGGGCGTGGTGCTGCCGCTGTCCGCGGGCTGGTCCGATGTGGGCGCATGGGATGCGCTGTGGCAGATACTGCCCAAGGATGAGGCCGGCAACGTGAGTCAGGGGCGGGTGATGTTGCAGGACTGCGACGATACCCTGGCCTATTCTTCGGGCCGGCTGCTGGCCTGCGTGGGCGTGCAGGGCCTGGTGGTGGTGGAGACGCCGGATGCGGTGCTGGTGGTCGATCAGCGCCACACGCAGGACGTGAAGAAGATCGTCGATCGCCTGAAGCGCGAGGGCTGCGCCGAGGGCATGCTGCACCGCAAGGTGTACCGCCCCTGGGGCTGGTACGACGGTGTGGACGCGGGTGAGCGCTTCCAGGTCAAGCGCATCATGGTCAAGCCTGGTGGCAAGCTCTCGCTGCAGATGCACCACCATCGTGCCGAGCACTGGGTCGTGGTGCGCGGCACGGCGCGCGTGACCAAGGGTGACGAGGCTTTTTTGCTCACCGAGAACCAGTCCACCTATATCCCCCTCGGCGTCACGCACCGGCTGGAGAACCCCGGCCATGTAGACCTGGAGATGATCGAGGTGCAGTCCGGCTCCTACCTGGGGGAGGATGACATCGTGCGTCTGGGGGATGTGTATGGGCGCTGA